TATTATTACCAGGGCCAGGATGTTCATCAAGGTAAGGAGCCCATTTAATGAAGGTTGGTTTGTTATCGAAAAAACGGCTGCCGCCACTGATATTTCGTTAATAGCCCCGGGAGATTCCGTTTTTCACAATATATTTTCCAAGGTAAATCCGACAGTGTCCTTGTCGCCCGACCTGCAGAATATCAGCATTTTTAAGAGAGGGGCCACACAATACATTTATGCGCTGGCAAAAGATGGCGGTACACAGATCAATTCCTCCTCTTTCCTGGTGAATGGGAGTATGAGTGACTGGTTCTTCGTCATGCCTGCCAAAGACCGTAACTGTCAGCTATATATGGCCAGTTCCATGAATGAGGCGATGCTTGTCAATGGAAGGCCTTATCAGGTAAGTTTGATGTACCCTCCGCCTTACAAACTCGGACTGGCGCCCCAGGGTAATGATTATTATATGCAGCCATTTGATATGTCGTCCTATGGACAGGGAGCAGTATATTATGATTCCATCCATCAGCATTTTAATATAATGGATGACTACTCCCCTGAGCTGAGTGCGTTTCCGCCTCCGGATGATGGTGCAGCCTTTGATCTCAATAATATTAATAAGCGGCTGTTATGGGCAGGAAAACAGCCATCAGCAATAGTTTATTGTCTGTTTGGTAATAACCGGAATGATTCCCTGTTTATCTACAGATTTCAGTCGGATGGACCCTATTCTAGTCCTATGGATGTGACGGCAGTGCAAAATGCACCGGGTTTTAGTAGTGCGTCGGCCTGGAAAGTATCCGCTTCACTTCCGCATATTTATTATGCGAAGGACAATATTCTTTATCTCTATGATGTGCCGGCAGGTAAGGCAAGACAGGTATATGTGTTTCCTGCGGGAACGGGTGTTGCTGCTATCAATCTGGATCCTGTTGCCGGGAACAGATTGGCGGTTGCCACCAATACTGCTGGTGCGGGGGCGGTATATTTCTTTGAAATATCTACTACCGGCGATTTTACAGGAGCTACCTACAGTAATATGGTGAAGGGTTTCGGAGAGATCAGGAATATCATTTACAAACCAGCTCCATAAGGCATTATTTTGTGGCCCCATATGATGGTTGATAAGCTGAAGGGCGCTGTATTCTTACAGTGCCCTTCTCTGACGATAAAACACGGGTAAATCTGCCTTAAATTGGCATAAAATGCGGGTTTTAGGGAGATTTCCCCATTTTTTAATAAAAAGAATAATGTTTTAGGGGGAAGATGGAGGGTTTTACAGGCAGACTTCGTTATATAGATAGATAAAAAAAGACAGGCCGTCTCTATTGAGTAGAGACGACCTGTCTTTTTAAATTTTTTAACAGCTTTACCCGAGTTTATATCGGAAAGTGTGACTAGTAACGACGATCGCGACCGCCGCCACCGTATCCACCGCCACCGCGGTTTCCACCGCCACCACCACGGAAATTATTGCTTGGTTGTTTTGGTCTAGCTTCGTTTACCATTAACTGTTTGCCTTCTACTTCGGTACCATTCAAACTATCCATAGCCTTTACGCCTTCTTCCTGATTAGGCATTTCCACGAAACCGAAACCGCGTGAACGACCTGTTTCATGGTCTTTGATAACCTTAGCGGAGGTAACCTCTCCAAATTCTCTGAAAATCTGATGAAGATCTTCATCGTTCAACCTGTAGTGCAGGTTGGCTACGTAAATGTTCATGATAACTGAAATTAAAAAAATGAAAAATAATGTACTGAAGTTATGAAAATAAGTGTAATAAAAAAGTTACTGCCGAAAAATATTTGAATTTTCTTGATGTTTTACCCCCGCCAGGTTATCCAAACCCTTTACCAGCAATGTTTTAATGTACTTAAAAATATTATTGTAAAACCGGGTTAATATTGGAATTTCAGCAGGAAATCACAGTATTTATTCGTAATTTAATAGTAGAATCCATTAAATTATTTTGTTATGGGATCCTTGAGTGAAACATGGTTTGCGGACGGCTACATTGACTTTGAGCTCAAGAAATACACGTTACTCGCTTACCTCCAGGACATCAACCGGTACTTCGGTCAACGGAAATTATACCCTCAGCTGGCAGATATCATCTTCCATTATAACAACCTGATTGCCTTCCGGGACAATAAACAGTTCCTTCAGCAGCAGTTTCCGAAGCGCCTCAGCGCCGTCAATATCGAGAAGCTGCAACTGATCTTTGAACAGATCATCGCAGATGATGATCTCATGCAGGAACTGGAAAGCATCATCGAATACGCCCTCGGCCAGATGAACGACACCATCCGGGAAGGAACGGAACTCTACGAGTTTGTGGAAGACAAATTACGCATAACGCCTGTAGGTTTGGTGCCGCTGGAAACCGGGGAAGGCTACATGTTCCTCTGCGATGGTACCTACCGGGATATATTGGTTTATAATTACCGCCTTACCATTTTCGAAAGGCATGATGAGAAATTCAGGGGCATACATATGACCTACCTGGATACCTATCAGAAAGATATCCTGCATACCTGCGAATATGTTAAAACACTCCTGCTGCGCAGGTTTACCAACCTGCCCAATCCGGCAGTTTACAGTGTTGAAACCAGGTTAGTTATGCCAATCAACGAAACATTGCTGCCAATTGCAAAACGTAGTTTAGTGAAGTTTATAGCGGCATAACGTTATGGCCGTTTTTTATAACTTTTTTGCGCACCACAGGTGCGCAAAAAAGTTATAAAAAAGTCCCGATGCCGAAGGCATCGGGACTTTTTTATAAAAGCATATAATAGCCTTATCAATCCAATTTCACATTCATATTATTCACTACCCTTGCAGAGTCGCCGGCAAAGCGGACTTCCAGTACATGATCTTTCAGGAAGGGGGTGTAGTATTCTTTCATGATGCCGATGATTTTTGCTTTGGAACGCTCGATATAAACCGGGCTGTTTTCCATTTGTCCGCGTGTTTCCACATAGAGTTTTTTCTGGACATCGGTATAGGTTTCATCGTTCTGGAAGAGGAAAAGTCCTTTGCGGTTGGCGGTTTCCATCCTGTCTATCTTCAGCTCATAACTCAGCAGTTTAGGCGCCGGCAGATCGATGATAATCTTTTTTTGTGCGATGGATACCTTAAAGTTATGTTCGTCGATATCCACACCATATTTAGCTTCATAAGGGATGGTGACCCAGATGGTATTTTCCAGGAAGGTTTTCTTCAGGTTGTCTGTCCAGTCGCTGCCACCTTCGGTGAGGTTACTGCGCTTGATGCTGGCAGATCCCTGTACATCGAGGCTGCTGAGTTCAGCGATTTCCTTTACGATGGTACTGTTGGAAATGACCTGCTGGCTGACGGTTTTGCTGCCGAAGAAGCGTCCGATCCAGAAAACCAGCACGGCTACCAGTACAAGTATGATGGTGTAAATAATCTTCTTCATACTGTAATTTAAGCAAATTGCTGTTTATGCCCACGTATATACCTGGCCGTTATCAATAAGATAACAGCAGCGGGGGATGAAAGAAATTTGTCGGAATGATTTACCTGGTCAGTTCATCTATCAGTTGTGCATGTTGGGGGTAGGCGGCCTGTAAGGGGGCTTTTTCTGCCAGCTCAAAGTCGGCGAAATCGAATCCCGGGGCAACGGTACATCCGGTGAGGGAAAAGCCACCAGCCACTTCTGTGCGGGAGGCAAACCAGTTACCGGCGGTAATGATGACCTGTAGGCGTTCTCCTTTGTCGAAGTCGCGGCCCAGCTTATGTGTAAGGAGATTACCACCTGGTTCTATTTCATATATGGTGAGCGTCTGGCCATCATAAAAGTGCCAGATTTCGTCAGCGGCTATACGGTGGAAGGCGGAAAATTCGCCATGTTCCAGCAGGAAATAAATACAGGTGGAGGCATTCCGGTTACCTGTGATACCGGCTGGCAGCGTAGTCATGTCCAGCATCCATTCTGAACGATAGGTTTCGCGGAAGGCACCGCCTTCTACGTGCGACTGTAGCTGTAGTTTCTCCCGCCACCAGTTTGCTGAATATTGCATAGGTCTTCAGTTATTATCTGAAGATAGGGAAATATGAATTTATTCTGAAGATTTTTTTGCATAGGGGTTTGGCCTGGCTAAGGTCATTACCTTGCCCGGTTCCGGCAGAGCGGCAAATCCAAACTTGCTATAGAGGCCGTGTGCATCGGTTGTCATCAGCAACCAGCGGCGCAGGTCCTGTAATTCGGGATGTGCCAGCATCGCCTGCATCAGCATTTTGGACAGCCCTTTGCCGCGCCATTCTTCGAGAATGAAAACGTCCATCAGGTAGGCAAAGGTAGCCTTATCCGTTACCAGCCGGCCAAAACCGATCAGTGCTCCTTCGTGGTATACACCAAAACACATGGAGCCTGCTATGGCGCGCTCTACTATTTCCCTCGGTATATCCTTCGCCCAATAGGATACGTTGCTGAGCCAGTTGTAAATAACGTCGATGTCTAAACGATCTTTATCTGTGGAAACTGAAAATGGTCCTTCCTGGTAAACAGTCATGCCGGATTATTTTAGTCTCCTAAGATAGGCATCTCTGATTTAACTGGCAACCGCTACCTGTAATCTGTTGCCGGTATGCATATGTGCAATTGTAGTAGATACCGGTTCAAAATAATCAGGCATTTCCCCGTTAAACAAGAGGTAGTCCTTTACGAACATGGCCTGGTTGTACAGGGCATTCCTGCTCATGGTAGCCTGCCACTGCGGTAAACTTACCTGTTGCAGGGAACGAAGGGCGGTTTTGAAACGCACCATACGGATATATAACTGAGGTGGAATACCAGTAACGGCAGTGAATATACGCTCCATGGTAGGGCGGGAGAGATGGAAGATATGTGCCAGCTCAGCCAGTGTTACATTGCCTTTGCGCGCCACCATGTAATCTGTCATTTCGTCTACCTGACGGAGTGAACGGGCTTCTGACTGCAGGCAATTTTTAAAGGTGGTATTTAATACGGAGATGATGCCATCCGGGTGTCTGACCATGGCCAGTTTTGCTGCCAGCTGTGTCCATTTGCCGGCATCGCAGGTTTCCAGGTTGCGATAGTAGTTGACAAAGGCAGGCATGTCCAGTCCTGCGAGCTTGTAGCAGCCATAGGTATTCATCTGTACGATCACCATTTTCACAGGACCCTTTACCTGTAGCTGACAGGCGCAGGTAAACTGTCCGATCACTGCATTGGCAGATAACGTATAGGCGGGATGGTTAGCAGGCTTAACC
This window of the Chitinophaga sp. Cy-1792 genome carries:
- a CDS encoding RNA-binding protein translates to MNIYVANLHYRLNDEDLHQIFREFGEVTSAKVIKDHETGRSRGFGFVEMPNQEEGVKAMDSLNGTEVEGKQLMVNEARPKQPSNNFRGGGGGNRGGGGYGGGGRDRRY
- a CDS encoding helix-turn-helix domain-containing protein translates to MNFHIFQPEDALRPYVKQYYYWEDNTRGLIQLPQSLFCLGDQYMVFIQQGEATVKPANHPAYTLSANAVIGQFTCACQLQVKGPVKMVIVQMNTYGCYKLAGLDMPAFVNYYRNLETCDAGKWTQLAAKLAMVRHPDGIISVLNTTFKNCLQSEARSLRQVDEMTDYMVARKGNVTLAELAHIFHLSRPTMERIFTAVTGIPPQLYIRMVRFKTALRSLQQVSLPQWQATMSRNALYNQAMFVKDYLLFNGEMPDYFEPVSTTIAHMHTGNRLQVAVAS
- a CDS encoding PKD-like family lipoprotein → MQRKHIWLVLIGVLCLASCLKDKSNNYIHPANQATTTLDSQVITVYQFDTLRVASNLKLNGVNPGAIKYSWILYVSGATDKQVLDTTQDLKALVAVQAGSYNLDLYAEDTTTGIITRARMFIKVRSPFNEGWFVIEKTAAATDISLIAPGDSVFHNIFSKVNPTVSLSPDLQNISIFKRGATQYIYALAKDGGTQINSSSFLVNGSMSDWFFVMPAKDRNCQLYMASSMNEAMLVNGRPYQVSLMYPPPYKLGLAPQGNDYYMQPFDMSSYGQGAVYYDSIHQHFNIMDDYSPELSAFPPPDDGAAFDLNNINKRLLWAGKQPSAIVYCLFGNNRNDSLFIYRFQSDGPYSSPMDVTAVQNAPGFSSASAWKVSASLPHIYYAKDNILYLYDVPAGKARQVYVFPAGTGVAAINLDPVAGNRLAVATNTAGAGAVYFFEISTTGDFTGATYSNMVKGFGEIRNIIYKPAP
- a CDS encoding GNAT family N-acetyltransferase, producing the protein MTVYQEGPFSVSTDKDRLDIDVIYNWLSNVSYWAKDIPREIVERAIAGSMCFGVYHEGALIGFGRLVTDKATFAYLMDVFILEEWRGKGLSKMLMQAMLAHPELQDLRRWLLMTTDAHGLYSKFGFAALPEPGKVMTLARPNPYAKKSSE
- a CDS encoding DUF4230 domain-containing protein, whose amino-acid sequence is MKKIIYTIILVLVAVLVFWIGRFFGSKTVSQQVISNSTIVKEIAELSSLDVQGSASIKRSNLTEGGSDWTDNLKKTFLENTIWVTIPYEAKYGVDIDEHNFKVSIAQKKIIIDLPAPKLLSYELKIDRMETANRKGLFLFQNDETYTDVQKKLYVETRGQMENSPVYIERSKAKIIGIMKEYYTPFLKDHVLEVRFAGDSARVVNNMNVKLD
- a CDS encoding cupin domain-containing protein; the encoded protein is MQYSANWWREKLQLQSHVEGGAFRETYRSEWMLDMTTLPAGITGNRNASTCIYFLLEHGEFSAFHRIAADEIWHFYDGQTLTIYEIEPGGNLLTHKLGRDFDKGERLQVIITAGNWFASRTEVAGGFSLTGCTVAPGFDFADFELAEKAPLQAAYPQHAQLIDELTR